From Rhodothermales bacterium, a single genomic window includes:
- a CDS encoding acyltransferase codes for MNTYSLPEPLESIPLPAGAQARAGGVLDRPWLLRTELRRLAALPWIRAGFAWHGIAWGDRWRILGMPVIQRQRGSRITLGAGLVLRSWPRTNPLMPNHPVVLATRGAGAVIHIGDDCGLTGTTLVAAERIEIGNRVLIGANTTIVDTDFHPLTPEGRRADFNAGAHRPVVIHDDAFIGMNCLILKGVTIGAGSVVGAGSVVSRDVPAGCIVAGNPAVVVREGITGRGTVEICVLHNEQVIPAQAGTQKNASLMAGSPPARG; via the coding sequence ATGAACACGTACTCGCTTCCTGAGCCGCTTGAATCGATCCCCCTGCCGGCCGGCGCCCAGGCTCGCGCCGGCGGCGTGCTGGACCGCCCCTGGCTCCTCCGCACCGAACTGCGCCGGCTCGCGGCGCTCCCCTGGATCCGCGCCGGCTTCGCCTGGCACGGGATCGCGTGGGGGGATCGATGGCGGATCCTGGGGATGCCCGTCATCCAGCGACAGCGGGGTAGCCGGATTACCCTTGGCGCCGGCCTCGTCCTCCGCTCCTGGCCGCGCACCAACCCCCTGATGCCGAACCACCCCGTCGTCCTCGCCACCCGCGGCGCCGGCGCCGTCATCCATATCGGCGACGACTGCGGGCTGACCGGCACGACGCTCGTCGCCGCCGAACGCATCGAGATCGGAAACCGCGTGCTGATCGGCGCCAACACCACGATCGTGGACACCGACTTCCATCCCCTCACCCCCGAAGGCCGGCGGGCCGACTTCAACGCCGGCGCGCACCGCCCCGTCGTCATCCACGACGACGCCTTCATCGGGATGAACTGCCTCATCCTGAAAGGCGTGACCATCGGCGCCGGCAGCGTCGTCGGCGCCGGCAGCGTCGTCTCCCGCGACGTCCCCGCGGGCTGTATCGTCGCCGGGAATCCAGCTGTTGTCGTGCGGGAAGGGATTACGGGTCGAGGAACTGTTGAGATTTGCGTATTGCATAATGAGCAAGTCATCCCCGCGCAGGCGGGGACCCAGAAAAATGCCAGTCTGATGGCTGGATCCCCGCCTGCGCGGGGATGA